The nucleotide sequence CTGCTCCTCGATTCTCCTGCGGGCCAGCAAGTTCGGCAGATGGGCCGATATTCCGCGGTGGGGACGGCGTCAGAGGTAAAGCGGTATCTCGATGAGTTCACGGGGCACGCTGATGCCGATGAGTTGATCTTGTTGTCAGCAGCCACCGACCGTGCCGCGTGGTTGCGGTCTCTGGAAATCGTTTCCGAAATCAGCGAACTGAGAGAAAAGTGACCCGAAATGCCGAAACCACCTCTGCCAGATGACGTTGCCACAATGTTCGCCGCCCCGAACTACGCGACGATAAGCACTGTGCGTCCCGATGGCCACCCCGTTTCAGTACCCACCTGGTATCTGTTCGAAGATGGGCGGGTGCTCGTCAACATGGATGCTGGACGCAAACGTATTGAGTACCTTCGCAACGATCCGCGAATCAGCCTCAGCGCGATGGACCCTGCCGACTGGATAACCCATGTGAGCATCCAGGGGCGCGTCACCGAATTCATTGACGACGAAGGCCTCGTTGATATTGATCGCATCGCGCGGCACTACACCGGGAACCCGTACCGCGTGCGTGATCGCGCCCGGATTAGTGCATGGATCGAGATCGACCGTTGGCACGGGTGGGGGCGACTTTCGCGTTAGCGAGCCTTCTGATCGTGAGAAGCATTTTCCGGCTCATCACGAAACTGATTGGCTCTAGCAGCATGCGACCGAAAGCGAGTCGACTCCGGAAGGTGTCGCCGTGAGTGCTGCCGCCACGTTCAATGAGTCTCGTGCGGTGACCGTCCACTGGCACGAGGTGGAACCCCCACACCGTCGCGTCGCCCGATTCAGCATCCGACGCGAAGAGCACCAGATG is from Hoyosella subflava DQS3-9A1 and encodes:
- a CDS encoding TIGR03618 family F420-dependent PPOX class oxidoreductase, producing the protein MPKPPLPDDVATMFAAPNYATISTVRPDGHPVSVPTWYLFEDGRVLVNMDAGRKRIEYLRNDPRISLSAMDPADWITHVSIQGRVTEFIDDEGLVDIDRIARHYTGNPYRVRDRARISAWIEIDRWHGWGRLSR